A genome region from Bacillaceae bacterium IKA-2 includes the following:
- a CDS encoding type III pantothenate kinase, whose product MIFVLDVGNTNIVLGVYDGEELKYNWRVETNRQKTEDEFGMLIKQLFANEELTMKAIDGIIISSVVPPIMYALERMCKKYFSITPMIIGPGIKTGLNIKYDNPKEVGADRIVNAVAAIEAYGSPLIIVDFGTATTYCYINEEKQYMGGAIAPGIGISTEALYNRASKLPRIEIAKPKDVIGKNTVSAMQSGILYGYVGQVEGIVNRMKLQTKHSPTVIATGGLAPLIAKESTVVDVVDPFLTLKGLKMIYMKNIE is encoded by the coding sequence ATGATATTTGTTTTAGACGTTGGTAATACAAACATTGTATTAGGTGTTTATGATGGTGAGGAACTTAAATATAATTGGCGAGTTGAGACGAACCGTCAAAAAACCGAAGATGAGTTTGGAATGTTAATCAAGCAATTGTTTGCAAATGAGGAATTAACAATGAAAGCTATTGATGGAATTATAATCTCTTCTGTTGTACCACCAATTATGTACGCCTTAGAGCGAATGTGTAAAAAATATTTTTCGATTACACCAATGATTATTGGCCCTGGTATTAAAACAGGTTTAAACATTAAATACGATAATCCGAAAGAAGTGGGTGCTGACAGAATTGTAAATGCTGTTGCCGCTATTGAGGCCTATGGGAGCCCTCTAATTATTGTTGATTTTGGTACAGCTACTACATACTGTTATATTAACGAAGAAAAGCAATACATGGGTGGAGCAATAGCCCCTGGGATAGGTATATCGACAGAGGCCCTTTATAATCGAGCTTCTAAGCTACCGCGTATTGAAATTGCCAAACCAAAAGATGTTATTGGTAAAAATACTGTGAGTGCGATGCAATCTGGTATTTTATATGGTTATGTTGGACAAGTTGAGGGTATTGTTAATCGTATGAAGTTGCAAACCAAGCATTCTCCGACTGTTATAGCTACCGGTGGATTGGCGCCACTAATCGCAAAAGAATCAACGGTTGTTGATGTTGTTGATCCTTTTTTAACTTTAAAGGGTTTGAAAATGATTTATATGAAAAATATCGAATAA